The DNA sequence GAAGGACCCATAAACTGTGCTAAACTATTCGATGGCAGCGTTTTATTTATCGTCTAATAATAGGAAGGAAGTTTTCCAACCATGAAGTATCTATTGCATTTGCTCCTGTTGCTCTTTGTTGTCGGCGGCTGCGCGAACAGCCCTGATGCGCAAGAAGAGCCAGGCAACATCGTCATCGGATTCTCGCAGTCCGGAACGGAGAGCAATTGGCGCAAGCGCCACACAGAATCAATAAGAGAAGAATTGGATAAAGAAGGCTACGAAGTGCTTTACCGGAACGGCTTCATGAACCAGGATCGCCAGATCCAGGACATGCGCACCTTCATTGCCTATAAAGTGGATATGATTGTCTTCACGCCGATTGTGGAAGAGGGTTGGGATGCTGTCCTGTTGGAAGCAAAAGCTGCGGGCATACCCGTTATCGTTGTCGACCGGCATATCCGCACAGCGGAAGAAAATCTTTATTTGACGCACATCGGTTCCAGCTCCAAGGCTGAAGGAAACCGGGCGGGACTCTACATCACCAATCATTTCCAAAACAGCTCCCAGTCCTCCGTGAAGATTTTGGAAATGAAAGGGCTTGCTAATACTTCGCCAACCAATTTCCGCAGTGAAGGCTTCATGGAAGTGATCAGCCGCGATGCGCGGATATCCATCGTAGCCTCCTTGGAAGGGGACTTTATCCGTTCCAAGGCGAAGGATGTCTTCCGGCAATACATCGAGGAGAACGGCTGGGAAGACATCGATGTCCTCTACAGCCATAACGATGAGATGACGTTGGGCATGCTGGAGATCATGGAAGAAAACGGCATCGTCCCCGGCCAGGATATCCTCATCGTCACAATCGACGGCCAAGCGGAGATGATCGAAAACCTGCGCGCCGGCAAAGTCAATTGCGTCGTCGAATGCAATCCGAACGCCGGCTGGTATGTCCGCAACACGATCAAGCGTTATTTGAATGGCAATACCATCCCTGATGAAATCTATATGCCCGAAACGGTCTTCTCCGATAAAGGGAATCTCGACAGCATTCCGCCAAGGGAATATTAGGGAGGCAACGTGATGGAAAAAACAGCCAGCATCAAAGATATTTTCCAGCAGACCAATCGCCTGCTTTTCAGCATCACCCTGATTCCCTTGCTGGTGATCAGCATCTTTTACACGCGCAATATCCTGAACTACCGCAGCGCACTGGCGAATGTCGAGGAAGCGAATGCCGTTTCGACCATCGTCCAGGAAAATGTTTTGGAGGAACTGTGGGACCTGGTCTTTGGCCTCATCCCTGTCACCGATTACGAATCCGGTAACGAGCTGGGAAAGGTGCGGCTCGCCATCGAAGAGATTCAGGCCAACACCACCACCGCCAAAGAATCCGCCACACTGGATGTCGCTTTGCGGACGCTCGACACACTGGACCATTACATTTCCGAGATGGAAAGCAACATCGCCAACGGACGGCCGTTCGCTGAAAATGAAGCCATCATGGTCCAAGTCGATGCCGTCACGGTCCTGCTTTATGCTATCCTGCAGGACTTTGTGCGCGTCGAAATCGAACTTGCGGGGCAAACCAGCGATGATATGCTTGTTTCGCTCTATTATCTGATCCTGTTCGAACTCGTCATCGTCCTGATAATCGTCTATTATGCCCGAAAGAACAATCGCTTTTTGACGCAGCAGGTCCAGGAGCCGTTGAACGATCTGATCATCCTTTCCGAGGAACTGTCACAAGGCCATCTCGATTACCGGGCAAAAGAGCCGGAAGTCGCCGAGCTGCGCGTCGTAACGGAAAGCATGAATGAAATGGCGCAGAATCTGCATGTGTTGATAGAGGAAAACGCTGTGAAGCAATTCGATCTGGCCCAGAGCGAGCTGCGGGTCCTGCAGGCGCAGATTACGCCCCACTTCATCTACAATACA is a window from the uncultured Trichococcus sp. genome containing:
- a CDS encoding ABC transporter substrate-binding protein, producing MKYLLHLLLLLFVVGGCANSPDAQEEPGNIVIGFSQSGTESNWRKRHTESIREELDKEGYEVLYRNGFMNQDRQIQDMRTFIAYKVDMIVFTPIVEEGWDAVLLEAKAAGIPVIVVDRHIRTAEENLYLTHIGSSSKAEGNRAGLYITNHFQNSSQSSVKILEMKGLANTSPTNFRSEGFMEVISRDARISIVASLEGDFIRSKAKDVFRQYIEENGWEDIDVLYSHNDEMTLGMLEIMEENGIVPGQDILIVTIDGQAEMIENLRAGKVNCVVECNPNAGWYVRNTIKRYLNGNTIPDEIYMPETVFSDKGNLDSIPPREY
- a CDS encoding sensor histidine kinase, with amino-acid sequence MEKTASIKDIFQQTNRLLFSITLIPLLVISIFYTRNILNYRSALANVEEANAVSTIVQENVLEELWDLVFGLIPVTDYESGNELGKVRLAIEEIQANTTTAKESATLDVALRTLDTLDHYISEMESNIANGRPFAENEAIMVQVDAVTVLLYAILQDFVRVEIELAGQTSDDMLVSLYYLILFELVIVLIIVYYARKNNRFLTQQVQEPLNDLIILSEELSQGHLDYRAKEPEVAELRVVTESMNEMAQNLHVLIEENAVKQFDLAQSELRVLQAQITPHFIYNTLDAILSLAEQGNSEQVKTMTYALSDFLRISLSKGQDWITIEKEIRHVEDYLTILQIRYGAMLTFTIDIPEEILQTEVLKMILQPLVENAVYHGTKHVRRAGKVIVAATYTADTIQFFVRDNGIGMQEERLLEIQARLAQATVDDSGEGGYGLYNVRKRLLLYYGNVASLDIDSTYRKGTTVTVTVPKIT